One genomic window of uncultured delta proteobacterium includes the following:
- a CDS encoding hypothetical protein (Evidence 5 : No homology to any previously reported sequences), whose product MIFGAALVGRSVKGTANKKGSKHNAYSLSIIQNNIRISVLSPHSFTQSLKPTKRIG is encoded by the coding sequence ATGATTTTTGGGGCTGCTCTGGTTGGCCGGAGTGTAAAAGGAACGGCTAATAAAAAGGGGAGTAAGCATAATGCCTACTCCCTTTCAATTATCCAAAACAATATTCGGATCAGCGTGTTAAGTCCCCACAGCTTCACTCAAAGCCTTAAGCCCACCAAGCGTATAGGCTAA
- a CDS encoding conserved hypothetical protein (Evidence 4 : Homologs of previously reported genes of unknown function), which produces MNTTIDFMKRPRRNQRRDGLSTRGIILEAAGQVFAERGFAEATSKEICERAEANSAAVNYYFGGKESLYEEVLVEAHRQMVSLEDLDEILLSDIAPEDKLRAFFSRMIKTAASSSELWGIKVYMREMVSPSPFVTRAMSTTVLPKADKLKALIQEITGLPSDSPHLQRATGFVVIPCISMIMFPESLRLIVLPETAGVSEGMLEDMLAYTLGGLKALSEAVGT; this is translated from the coding sequence ATGAACACCACAATCGATTTTATGAAGCGCCCCAGGCGCAACCAACGGCGAGACGGCCTTTCAACTCGGGGCATTATTCTTGAGGCTGCCGGACAAGTATTTGCCGAGCGCGGATTTGCCGAGGCTACAAGCAAAGAAATCTGCGAACGGGCCGAAGCCAACAGCGCAGCCGTGAATTACTATTTTGGCGGGAAAGAAAGTCTGTATGAGGAAGTGCTGGTGGAAGCCCACCGGCAGATGGTCAGTCTGGAGGATCTGGACGAGATCCTCTTATCCGACATCGCCCCGGAAGATAAGCTCCGGGCATTTTTTAGCCGGATGATTAAAACTGCGGCTTCATCTTCCGAACTTTGGGGTATCAAGGTGTATATGCGGGAAATGGTTTCGCCGTCGCCTTTTGTCACCAGGGCAATGAGTACAACGGTACTGCCCAAAGCGGACAAGCTCAAAGCGTTGATTCAAGAAATCACCGGGCTTCCGTCAGATTCGCCGCATCTTCAACGCGCTACCGGCTTTGTGGTAATTCCCTGTATCAGCATGATCATGTTCCCGGAGTCTCTGCGCTTGATTGTGCTGCCAGAAACAGCGGGCGTTTCAGAGGGTATGTTGGAGGACATGTTAGCCTATACGCTTGGTGGGCTTAAGGCTTTGAGTGAAGCTGTGGGGACTTAA
- a CDS encoding conserved exported hypothetical protein (Evidence 4 : Homologs of previously reported genes of unknown function) → MHKAIKAVVLLVIIVGIGLVAWYFIASPKATGLVLYGNVDQRQVELAFIDSERVEAILVQEGEEVQPGQVLARLETRRLRDKITVLEAQVASADAALLRLRNGTRPEEIDQARAAVASAQAEVAFAEAQYKRYNDIWQKSSGQAVSKQDVDEARLQLNVSRAKLVEAQKGLRLAEIGPRDEDIVEAEAVLQERQRSLVELRNQLDDAELKSPSLSVVNRRLLEPGDMASPQRAAFSLAVLSPKWVRAYVSETDLGLIRQGMSASIYTDSHPDEAITGTVGFISSVAEFTPKAVETTELRTSLVYEVRIYVEDPKNRLRLGMPATVHFPGVAQ, encoded by the coding sequence ATGCACAAGGCAATAAAGGCAGTAGTATTATTGGTGATAATTGTCGGGATTGGCCTGGTTGCTTGGTATTTTATCGCTTCGCCAAAGGCAACCGGACTCGTACTCTACGGAAACGTGGATCAGCGACAGGTTGAACTGGCTTTCATCGACTCTGAGCGCGTTGAAGCCATTCTTGTCCAGGAAGGTGAAGAGGTTCAGCCGGGGCAAGTTCTTGCCCGTCTTGAAACCAGGCGGCTTCGGGACAAAATTACCGTGCTTGAAGCGCAGGTCGCATCCGCAGATGCCGCTTTATTGAGACTTAGAAACGGCACCAGGCCGGAAGAAATCGACCAGGCCAGAGCGGCGGTTGCTTCCGCCCAGGCGGAAGTTGCGTTCGCCGAGGCCCAGTATAAGCGTTACAACGATATTTGGCAGAAATCCTCAGGTCAGGCCGTGAGTAAGCAAGATGTGGACGAGGCCAGGCTTCAACTGAATGTTTCCCGCGCAAAGCTGGTCGAAGCTCAAAAAGGGCTGCGTCTGGCTGAAATCGGCCCCCGTGATGAAGATATTGTCGAAGCGGAAGCTGTTCTTCAAGAGCGGCAGCGTAGTCTGGTTGAACTGCGTAACCAGCTTGACGATGCGGAATTAAAGAGTCCCTCCCTTTCTGTGGTCAACCGCCGCCTCTTGGAACCTGGCGATATGGCTTCTCCTCAAAGAGCCGCATTTTCACTTGCCGTACTTTCTCCCAAATGGGTTCGGGCCTACGTTTCAGAAACCGATCTGGGGCTTATCCGTCAAGGCATGAGTGCGTCCATTTATACCGATAGTCACCCTGATGAGGCTATTACCGGCACTGTGGGCTTCATATCATCAGTTGCAGAGTTCACCCCCAAGGCTGTTGAAACCACGGAACTGCGCACGTCACTGGTCTACGAAGTACGGATATATGTTGAAGACCCCAAGAATCGCCTACGCCTTGGGATGCCAGCCACAGTGCATTTTCCAGGCGTAGCACAATAG